Proteins from a single region of Streptomyces vinaceus:
- a CDS encoding DUF4440 domain-containing protein — protein sequence MSKAEIDALTEEFFGAFDNRGGKTADVGRIRRLVLPGGVIVKTGPELTVYTVEEFIEPRRKLLNDGRLVGFREWETSERTDIAGDIASRFGEYRKSGILDGEPFEGGGTKTIQFVRTPEGWRIAAFSWYDRP from the coding sequence ATGTCCAAGGCTGAAATAGACGCTCTGACCGAAGAGTTCTTCGGCGCGTTCGACAACCGGGGCGGCAAGACCGCCGACGTGGGCCGGATCCGTCGGCTGGTCCTGCCCGGAGGGGTGATCGTCAAGACCGGCCCGGAGCTCACGGTCTACACCGTGGAGGAGTTCATCGAGCCCCGCCGGAAGCTGCTGAACGACGGCCGGCTGGTCGGGTTCCGCGAGTGGGAGACCTCCGAACGGACCGACATCGCCGGCGACATCGCCTCGCGCTTCGGCGAGTACCGCAAGTCCGGGATCCTGGACGGCGAGCCCTTCGAGGGCGGCGGGACCAAGACCATCCAGTTCGTCCGCACCCCGGAAGGCTGGCGGATCGCCGCCTTCTCCTGGTACGACCGGCCCTGA
- a CDS encoding VOC family protein translates to MSNTQQYPNAVQLNHTVVHARDRRLSAEFLAAVLGLEVGAPFGPFLPVDLGNGVTLDYYAMTDEPIQPQHYAFLVPEERFDGMIARLDAIGVTYYADPHHGEPGKTNRLFGGRGAYFADPDGHNMEIMTRPYIRP, encoded by the coding sequence ATGTCGAACACCCAGCAGTACCCGAACGCCGTCCAGCTGAACCACACCGTCGTCCATGCCCGGGACCGCCGACTGTCGGCCGAGTTCCTCGCCGCGGTCCTGGGGCTGGAGGTCGGCGCCCCCTTCGGGCCGTTCCTCCCCGTCGACCTGGGCAACGGCGTGACCCTCGACTACTACGCGATGACGGATGAGCCGATCCAGCCGCAGCACTACGCCTTCCTGGTGCCCGAGGAGCGCTTCGACGGCATGATCGCCCGCCTGGACGCGATCGGCGTCACCTACTACGCCGACCCCCACCACGGCGAACCCGGAAAGACCAACCGCCTGTTCGGCGGTCGCGGGGCGTACTTCGCAGACCCGGACGGCCACAACATGGAAATCATGACCCGCCCCTACATCCGCCCCTAG
- a CDS encoding glycosyltransferase 87 family protein: MNLRTATGPRVRSVPAVPVLVAPVLALCALVGALVWTIGYDGNFTDPAGLSWRYAACWALFALALLALRRVPARLVVAPVLAGAFAVAATGLVAEPRTSTDAYRYAWDGRVQSAGVSPYDHAPQDPALARLRDPWLFPAGAAACSGPDRARIPYSGPVPRCTRINRPSVHTIYPPVAEAYFLAVDRLSPGGARHKPLQIGAGVLSLAVTGALLLILRRRGADPRRAAYWAWCPAVPIEAVNNAHVDVLGVLLAVAGLGLVAARSLRRRACGGLVLGAAVATKLMPAIVLPGALSGVRRVRDAVAVLLPAAAFTALAYLPYVLLSHGSVLGYLGGYVAEEGYEDPSAGSRYALLRLVLPGEWAVPVLAAAMAGVCGYVLWRGDPRRPWSGALLVTGWAFALLTPGYSWYALLLVGLVALDGRWEWLGIAVAGPAVYVTGQAFGSRGAVSATAYGAAVLLVLVVTVVRWRRRRGEGPGARSA, translated from the coding sequence GTGAACCTGCGTACCGCCACCGGCCCCCGCGTCCGCTCCGTCCCCGCCGTCCCCGTCCTCGTCGCCCCGGTCCTCGCTCTCTGCGCCCTCGTCGGCGCCCTGGTGTGGACCATCGGCTACGACGGCAATTTCACCGACCCCGCCGGACTGTCCTGGCGGTACGCGGCCTGCTGGGCGCTGTTCGCGCTCGCGCTGCTCGCGCTGCGCCGGGTCCCGGCCCGCCTGGTGGTGGCGCCGGTGCTGGCGGGGGCCTTCGCGGTGGCGGCGACGGGGCTGGTGGCGGAGCCGCGGACCAGCACCGATGCGTACCGCTACGCCTGGGACGGCCGGGTGCAGTCGGCCGGCGTCTCCCCGTACGACCACGCCCCGCAGGACCCGGCGCTGGCCCGGCTCCGCGATCCGTGGCTCTTCCCCGCGGGGGCCGCCGCCTGCTCCGGCCCGGACCGGGCCCGGATCCCGTACAGCGGGCCGGTCCCGCGCTGCACCCGGATCAACCGTCCCTCCGTGCACACCATCTACCCGCCGGTCGCCGAGGCGTACTTCCTGGCCGTGGACCGGCTCTCCCCCGGCGGCGCCCGGCACAAGCCGCTCCAGATCGGCGCCGGAGTGCTGTCCCTCGCGGTGACGGGCGCGCTGCTGCTGATCCTGCGCCGCCGGGGCGCGGACCCGCGCAGGGCCGCCTACTGGGCGTGGTGTCCCGCCGTGCCGATCGAGGCCGTGAACAACGCCCACGTCGACGTGCTGGGGGTGCTGCTGGCCGTGGCCGGTCTGGGGCTGGTGGCCGCGCGGAGCCTGCGGCGGCGGGCCTGCGGCGGGCTGGTCCTGGGCGCCGCCGTCGCCACCAAGCTGATGCCTGCCATCGTCCTCCCGGGAGCCCTGTCCGGCGTGCGCCGGGTGCGCGACGCGGTCGCCGTGCTGCTGCCGGCCGCCGCGTTCACGGCGCTCGCGTACCTGCCGTACGTCCTGCTCTCGCACGGCTCCGTCCTCGGATACCTCGGCGGCTACGTGGCGGAGGAAGGCTACGAGGATCCGTCGGCCGGTTCCCGCTACGCGCTGCTGAGGCTGGTGCTGCCGGGCGAGTGGGCGGTGCCGGTGCTGGCGGCCGCGATGGCGGGCGTGTGCGGGTACGTGCTGTGGCGCGGGGATCCCCGGCGGCCGTGGAGCGGGGCGCTCTTGGTGACGGGGTGGGCGTTCGCGCTGCTCACGCCCGGCTATTCGTGGTACGCCCTGCTGCTCGTGGGGCTCGTGGCGCTGGACGGGCGCTGGGAGTGGCTGGGGATCGCGGTCGCCGGCCCCGCGGTCTACGTCACGGGGCAAGCGTTCGGCTCGCGGGGGGCGGTGAGCGCGACGGCGTACGGGGCGGCGGTACTGCTGGTGCTCGTGGTCACGGTGGTGCGGTGGCGCCGGCGGCGCGGCGAGGGGCCCGGCGCGCGGTCGGCGTAG
- a CDS encoding cytochrome P450 family protein → MNQASAAPLVLDPAGADRHAEHRLLRAQGPAARVDVLGVHAWAVTDPALLKELLTSPEVSKDARAHWPEFDEVVQTWPLALWVAVTNMFTAYGADHRRLRRMVAPAFSARRVALLRDTVEGVVTDLLDELAALPEGEVADLRERLAYPLPIAIIGHLLGLPQDQRGEFRSVVDGVFDTTLTPEEAAANGARAYEMLGRLVDAKRALPGDDMTSLLIAARDEEGDGSALSDTELADTLFLMISAGYETTVNVIDQAVTALLTHPEQLEHVRAGRGSWGDVVEETLRHESAVKHLPMRYALADIPLPDGRTIAKGEAILASYAAANRHPDWHGPDADAFDVTRVTKDHLAFGHGVHFCLGAPLARLEVAVALEALFDRFPAVELAVPADELLPVTSLISNGHRTLPVRLGPSA, encoded by the coding sequence GTGAACCAAGCATCCGCCGCCCCGCTGGTCCTCGACCCGGCCGGCGCCGACCGGCACGCGGAGCACCGGCTGCTGCGCGCCCAAGGGCCCGCGGCCCGCGTCGACGTACTCGGTGTGCACGCGTGGGCCGTCACCGACCCCGCCCTCCTCAAGGAGTTGCTCACCAGCCCGGAGGTCTCCAAGGACGCCCGGGCGCACTGGCCCGAGTTCGACGAGGTCGTCCAGACCTGGCCGCTCGCCCTCTGGGTGGCCGTGACCAACATGTTCACGGCGTACGGCGCCGACCACCGGCGGCTGCGGCGGATGGTCGCTCCCGCGTTCAGCGCCCGCCGCGTCGCCCTGCTCCGCGACACCGTCGAGGGCGTCGTCACCGACCTCCTCGACGAGCTCGCCGCCCTCCCCGAGGGCGAGGTGGCCGACCTGCGCGAGCGGCTCGCCTACCCGCTGCCCATCGCGATCATCGGACACCTCTTGGGCCTCCCCCAGGACCAGCGGGGTGAGTTCCGTTCTGTGGTGGACGGGGTCTTCGACACCACGCTCACCCCCGAGGAGGCCGCCGCGAACGGGGCACGGGCCTACGAGATGCTCGGCCGGCTCGTCGACGCCAAGCGCGCCCTGCCCGGCGACGACATGACCTCGCTCCTCATCGCCGCCCGCGACGAGGAGGGCGACGGCTCCGCCCTCTCCGACACCGAGCTGGCCGACACCCTGTTCCTGATGATCAGCGCCGGGTACGAGACGACGGTCAACGTCATCGACCAGGCGGTCACCGCACTGCTGACGCACCCCGAGCAGCTGGAGCACGTACGCGCCGGGCGCGGCAGCTGGGGTGACGTGGTCGAGGAGACCCTGCGGCACGAGTCGGCCGTCAAGCATCTGCCGATGCGTTACGCGCTGGCCGACATCCCGCTGCCCGACGGGCGGACCATCGCCAAGGGGGAGGCGATCCTCGCCTCGTACGCGGCCGCCAACCGGCACCCCGACTGGCACGGCCCGGACGCGGACGCCTTCGACGTCACGCGGGTCACGAAGGACCACCTCGCCTTCGGGCACGGGGTCCACTTCTGTCTCGGCGCCCCGCTGGCCCGGCTGGAGGTCGCGGTCGCGCTCGAAGCGCTCTTCGACCGCTTCCCGGCCGTCGAGCTGGCGGTGCCCGCGGACGAGCTGCTGCCCGTCACCTCCCTCATCAGCAACGGCCACCGGACCCTGCCCGTCCGGCTGGGCCCGTCGGCATAA
- a CDS encoding molybdopterin-dependent oxidoreductase, producing the protein MRFPIRLPADPPLTFKARLHDARTATAVGRWLGLAFAVCFATGVLSHYFQHPPGRLADLLPSRPYWGYRFTQGLHVISGIAAIPLLLAKLWAVYPRLFAWPPLRSVRHALERASVAALVAAGLFELFTGLLNTFQWYPWPFSFVPVHFALSWLLIGALMVHVAVKWPQIQGHWTRRSPGTLALPEADGPDRRALLAGVAAAVGAVTLTTAGQSVTALGRLDLFAPRDPAVGPQGLPVNRTAKAAGITAASVRDWRLSVAGPRPYTLTLDELRALPQHEVTLPIACVEGWSKNARWTGVRVRDLLERAGGSPGGGARVESLEPAGAYRVMEMGREYAQDPLTLLALRLGGEELSPDHGYPARIIAPNRPGVLQTKWVARLEVA; encoded by the coding sequence ATGCGCTTCCCCATCCGCCTCCCCGCCGATCCGCCCCTCACCTTCAAGGCGCGGCTGCACGACGCCCGCACCGCGACCGCCGTCGGCCGCTGGCTCGGGCTCGCCTTCGCCGTCTGCTTCGCGACCGGCGTGCTCAGCCACTACTTCCAGCACCCGCCGGGCCGGCTCGCCGACCTGCTGCCCAGCCGGCCGTACTGGGGCTACCGGTTCACCCAGGGCCTCCACGTGATCTCCGGGATCGCGGCGATCCCGCTGCTGCTCGCGAAGCTGTGGGCGGTCTACCCCCGGCTGTTCGCATGGCCGCCGCTGCGGTCCGTACGGCACGCGCTCGAACGGGCCTCCGTGGCGGCCCTGGTGGCGGCCGGCCTGTTCGAACTGTTCACCGGGCTGCTCAACACCTTCCAGTGGTACCCCTGGCCCTTCTCCTTCGTACCCGTGCACTTCGCGCTGTCCTGGCTGCTGATCGGCGCGCTCATGGTGCACGTCGCCGTGAAGTGGCCGCAGATCCAAGGCCATTGGACCCGCCGTTCCCCGGGCACGCTCGCGCTGCCCGAGGCCGACGGCCCGGACCGGCGCGCGCTGCTGGCGGGAGTCGCCGCGGCGGTGGGGGCGGTGACGCTGACGACCGCCGGGCAGTCCGTGACGGCGCTCGGGCGGCTCGACCTGTTCGCCCCGCGCGATCCCGCCGTCGGCCCGCAGGGGCTCCCGGTGAACCGTACGGCGAAGGCCGCCGGGATCACCGCGGCCTCCGTACGGGACTGGCGGCTGAGCGTCGCCGGACCGCGCCCCTACACCCTCACCCTCGACGAACTGCGCGCGCTGCCGCAGCACGAGGTGACGCTGCCCATCGCCTGCGTCGAAGGCTGGAGCAAGAACGCCCGGTGGACCGGGGTCCGCGTGCGCGACCTGCTCGAACGCGCGGGAGGCAGCCCGGGGGGCGGGGCCCGCGTGGAATCCCTGGAGCCGGCCGGCGCCTACCGGGTGATGGAGATGGGCCGCGAGTACGCCCAGGACCCGCTCACCCTGCTCGCGCTGCGCCTGGGCGGCGAGGAACTCTCCCCGGACCACGGCTACCCGGCTCGGATCATCGCCCCCAACCGGCCCGGCGTACTCCAGACCAAGTGGGTCG
- a CDS encoding FAD-dependent monooxygenase encodes MGGSNRTGRAMNQWTYREEPSDVLIVGAGPTGLVLACDLARRGVRALVVERAPELFPGSRGKGVQPRTLEVFDDLGVVGEVLRWGGPAPVGMTWQDGARAGEYRMFEDIGPTEDAPYTGPWLLPQWRTQRILLDRLRELGGDVVFGAELTGLTQNTEFVTATLIPAGGGSPVAVRAGYAVAADGGRSTVRRLLGVKMTGERVDPAPLLVADVVIPTLDRDNWHIFPPAPGGTGFASLCPLPHTREFQFIARSAASGAEVTAEGVRALVAESTHIPAGEVTEVLWASDFTVNAALADRFRDGRVFLAGDAAHIHSPAGGQGLNTSVQDAYNLGWKLAAVLRDGAPEALLDTYEEERLPNAAAMLGLSTRIHRGEEQRGAATRQLGLGQRGSSLSREIRTGLAEGALTAGDRAPDGRREGLRLFDLYRGPHFTLLAVDTPLPERLPELPGLRTVRTGAYEAYGRGLYLVRPDGYIAWAGPGGDGPEASADDLRAWVSRVLLG; translated from the coding sequence GTGGGTGGGAGCAATCGGACGGGGAGAGCGATGAACCAGTGGACGTATCGAGAAGAGCCGAGTGACGTCCTGATCGTGGGCGCAGGTCCCACCGGCCTCGTCCTGGCCTGTGACCTCGCCCGGCGCGGTGTGCGCGCGCTGGTGGTCGAGCGGGCGCCGGAGCTGTTCCCCGGTTCGCGCGGCAAAGGTGTCCAGCCGCGGACCCTGGAGGTCTTCGACGACCTCGGCGTGGTGGGGGAGGTCTTGCGGTGGGGTGGCCCGGCGCCGGTCGGCATGACATGGCAGGACGGCGCTCGCGCGGGGGAGTACCGCATGTTCGAAGACATCGGGCCGACCGAGGACGCGCCCTACACCGGGCCGTGGCTGCTGCCCCAGTGGCGTACCCAGCGGATCCTGCTCGACCGCCTCCGTGAACTGGGCGGTGACGTGGTGTTCGGGGCGGAGCTGACCGGGCTCACGCAGAATACCGAGTTCGTCACGGCCACCCTCATACCCGCAGGAGGCGGGAGCCCGGTGGCCGTCCGCGCGGGATACGCCGTCGCCGCCGACGGCGGCCGGTCCACGGTCCGCCGGCTCCTCGGCGTCAAGATGACCGGCGAGCGCGTCGACCCCGCCCCGCTGCTCGTCGCCGATGTGGTCATACCGACGCTCGACCGGGACAACTGGCACATCTTCCCGCCCGCCCCGGGCGGTACGGGCTTCGCGAGCCTCTGTCCCTTGCCGCACACGCGGGAGTTCCAGTTCATCGCGCGGTCGGCGGCGTCCGGCGCCGAGGTCACCGCCGAGGGCGTGCGCGCACTGGTCGCCGAGTCCACCCACATACCGGCCGGCGAGGTCACCGAGGTGCTGTGGGCATCGGACTTCACCGTCAACGCCGCGCTCGCCGACCGGTTCCGTGACGGCAGGGTGTTCCTCGCGGGCGACGCCGCCCACATCCACTCGCCGGCCGGCGGCCAGGGGCTGAACACCAGCGTCCAGGACGCCTACAACCTGGGCTGGAAGCTGGCCGCGGTGCTGCGCGACGGGGCCCCCGAGGCGCTGTTGGACACGTACGAGGAGGAGCGCCTGCCCAACGCAGCGGCCATGCTGGGGCTGTCCACCCGCATCCACCGCGGCGAGGAGCAGCGCGGCGCGGCCACGCGCCAGCTCGGCCTCGGTCAGCGCGGCTCCTCGCTCAGCCGTGAGATACGCACCGGGCTGGCGGAGGGCGCCCTCACCGCCGGAGACCGAGCCCCGGACGGCAGGCGCGAGGGACTGCGGCTCTTCGACCTCTACCGGGGCCCCCACTTCACCCTGCTCGCGGTGGACACCCCGCTGCCGGAGCGCCTGCCGGAGCTTCCGGGCCTGCGTACCGTGCGGACGGGTGCGTACGAGGCCTACGGGCGCGGTCTGTACCTGGTCCGCCCCGACGGGTACATCGCCTGGGCCGGTCCCGGTGGGGACGGGCCCGAAGCCTCGGCCGACGATCTGCGGGCCTGGGTGTCCCGAGTCCTGCTGGGCTAG
- the mptB gene encoding polyprenol phosphomannose-dependent alpha 1,6 mannosyltransferase MptB codes for MSEVGVTVRGCRLFGTLGSVLLAAGSWSAGALPLGVPDGVWAQRSPAHTVLGAAAAYAGLVLLVVAWWRLGGLLRAGEPIGGRRLRSVLWSWVLPLVPAPLIFSNDAYSYVAQGALAVRGWDVYRWGPSVLSGPIADNVPEVWQDAPAPYGPVAVAATRAVVAVTGEHHTVVAVLGMRLLALCGLALIVWGVGRLASEWGSAHGRAGGGAEAGALWAAVLNPLALVHLVGGAHNEALMIGLMVAGLVAFRRGYWVPGTVVLVAATLVKVPAAVALLCAGAWSVGGRPDRRAGWLRAAGITLVGGAALVLGVAVCGQGWGWLSTLRGPAQVYTVLSPSTDVGRILGLLSEGLGLGTAADAIAAARSVGMVLGVCLVGFCAWRAPRTGPEYATGTALLALVVTAPVVQPWYLLWGMVPLAAAAWRLLEGTGARLASLVLLFMVLPCGTSATWSYAFAALTGASAAMAALVAWGPPGLGAVPRLRLQERAWVRAAVRTRR; via the coding sequence ATGTCTGAGGTGGGGGTCACGGTCCGGGGTTGCCGGCTGTTCGGAACGCTCGGTTCGGTGCTGCTGGCCGCCGGGAGCTGGTCGGCCGGGGCCCTGCCCCTCGGGGTTCCGGACGGGGTGTGGGCGCAGCGCAGTCCCGCGCACACGGTGCTGGGGGCGGCTGCGGCGTACGCCGGGCTCGTGCTGCTCGTCGTCGCCTGGTGGCGGCTGGGCGGCCTGCTGCGGGCCGGGGAGCCCATCGGCGGCAGACGGCTGCGCTCCGTGCTCTGGTCCTGGGTCCTGCCGCTCGTACCTGCCCCGTTGATCTTCAGCAATGACGCGTACAGCTATGTCGCGCAGGGTGCGCTGGCGGTCCGGGGCTGGGATGTGTACCGGTGGGGGCCGTCGGTGCTCAGCGGCCCGATCGCGGACAACGTTCCGGAGGTGTGGCAGGACGCGCCGGCGCCGTACGGGCCGGTGGCCGTCGCGGCGACGCGGGCCGTGGTCGCCGTGACGGGCGAGCACCACACGGTGGTGGCGGTGCTGGGCATGCGGCTGCTGGCCCTGTGCGGGCTGGCGCTCATCGTCTGGGGTGTGGGGCGGCTCGCCTCCGAGTGGGGCTCCGCGCACGGCCGCGCCGGCGGTGGCGCGGAGGCAGGGGCGCTGTGGGCGGCCGTGCTCAACCCGCTGGCCCTGGTGCACCTGGTGGGCGGGGCCCACAACGAGGCGCTGATGATCGGTCTGATGGTGGCCGGACTGGTGGCGTTCCGCCGGGGGTACTGGGTGCCGGGCACCGTCGTGCTCGTCGCGGCGACGCTGGTCAAGGTCCCCGCCGCGGTGGCGCTGCTGTGCGCCGGCGCGTGGTCCGTGGGAGGGCGGCCGGACCGGCGTGCGGGATGGCTGCGGGCGGCCGGGATCACCCTGGTGGGCGGCGCCGCGCTGGTGCTCGGTGTGGCGGTGTGCGGTCAGGGCTGGGGGTGGCTGTCGACGCTTCGGGGGCCGGCGCAGGTGTACACGGTGCTCTCGCCCAGTACGGACGTGGGCCGGATCCTCGGGCTGCTGTCCGAGGGGCTCGGGCTGGGTACGGCCGCCGATGCGATCGCCGCGGCCCGGTCGGTGGGGATGGTGCTGGGCGTCTGCCTGGTGGGCTTCTGTGCCTGGCGTGCACCGCGAACGGGCCCCGAGTACGCCACCGGTACGGCCCTGCTGGCGCTGGTGGTGACCGCGCCGGTCGTACAGCCCTGGTACCTGCTGTGGGGGATGGTGCCGCTGGCGGCGGCCGCGTGGCGGCTGCTGGAGGGCACGGGGGCGCGGCTGGCGTCACTGGTACTGCTGTTCATGGTGCTGCCCTGCGGGACGTCGGCGACCTGGTCCTACGCGTTCGCCGCCCTCACGGGTGCGTCGGCGGCCATGGCGGCGCTCGTGGCATGGGGGCCGCCGGGGCTGGGGGCCGTGCCGCGTCTTCGCCTCCAGGAACGCGCCTGGGTGCGGGCGGCGGTCAGAACGCGCCGGTGA
- a CDS encoding family 20 glycosylhydrolase, with amino-acid sequence MRLLRSLIAAVCTVAALSLPGVAVAAPAHAAAGPPQTVPALRQWTAAAGAYAFTGSSRIVVDPAYAAQLSDEAATFAEDLGALAGRPVAVVTGSASPGDIALSLGDPALPAEGYRLTVGQSLAVRAATDTGAFYATRTVLQLLHQSSSVPAGTAVDWPAKAERGLMIDQGRKFFTVDWVEQHIKELAYLKLNYFHFHLSDTFGFRLESSTHPEIVSADHYSKQDIADLVALGRKYHVTIVPEIDTPGHMNAVLAAHPELRLKNSSGTASPDFIDLSLPASYALIKDLVNEYLPLFPAPYWHIGADEYVTDYAKYPQLLSYARAHYGAGATAKDTYYGFVNWADDLVRAAGKTTRMWNDGIKAGDGTVSPHAGILVEYWYSYGLTPQQLAAAGHTVANESWTPTYYVLGGAKPDTKWMYETWTPDRFEGGATLSDPSKNPGSLLHVWCDNPGAETQDQIAAGIMYPLRALAQQTWGSPKPVATYDAFVPVAAAVGHNPAWPGLAQPGNLARNRPTTASSTETAAFPASLATDGDPGTRWSSAYADPQWLQVDLGSGQAVSRVVLRWEAAYGKAFQIQLSDDATTWRTVYSTTTGAGGVQDLTGLSGSGRYIRVYGTKRGTAYGYSLYEFEVYGGRLSGTRTLSSAGKALDDPGSSSASGTQLITWTPHGGPNQQWRLALNADGSYSMVNGASGLCADVSGGSAAPGAAVVQATCTGGDSQRWLITPLGGGEYSVANKKSTLLLTTASGADGAPATQQPDSGSTYQRWQIA; translated from the coding sequence ATGCGTCTGCTCAGATCGCTGATCGCCGCCGTCTGTACGGTGGCCGCACTTTCCTTACCCGGTGTCGCCGTGGCCGCACCCGCGCACGCGGCCGCCGGGCCGCCGCAGACCGTTCCGGCGCTGCGGCAGTGGACGGCCGCCGCCGGTGCCTACGCCTTCACCGGCTCCAGCCGGATCGTGGTCGACCCCGCCTACGCCGCCCAGCTCTCGGACGAGGCCGCCACCTTCGCCGAGGACCTGGGCGCGCTGGCCGGGCGTCCCGTCGCCGTCGTCACCGGCAGCGCCTCCCCCGGCGACATCGCGCTGAGCCTGGGCGACCCCGCGCTGCCCGCCGAGGGCTACCGGCTGACCGTCGGGCAGTCCCTCGCCGTGCGGGCCGCGACCGACACCGGCGCGTTCTACGCCACGCGTACCGTGCTCCAGCTCCTGCACCAGTCGTCCTCGGTGCCCGCCGGCACGGCCGTCGACTGGCCGGCCAAGGCGGAGCGCGGGCTCATGATCGACCAGGGCCGCAAGTTCTTCACCGTCGACTGGGTCGAGCAGCACATCAAGGAACTGGCCTACCTCAAGCTCAACTACTTCCACTTCCACCTGTCGGACACGTTCGGCTTCCGGCTGGAGAGCTCCACCCACCCGGAGATCGTCTCCGCCGACCACTACTCCAAGCAGGACATCGCCGACCTCGTCGCGCTCGGCCGGAAGTACCACGTCACGATCGTTCCGGAGATCGACACCCCGGGACACATGAACGCCGTCCTGGCGGCCCACCCGGAGCTCAGGCTCAAGAACAGCTCCGGCACGGCCAGTCCCGATTTCATCGACCTCTCGCTGCCCGCCTCGTACGCCCTGATCAAGGACCTGGTGAACGAGTACCTGCCCCTGTTCCCGGCCCCGTACTGGCACATCGGCGCGGACGAATACGTCACCGACTACGCCAAGTACCCGCAGTTGCTGAGCTACGCCCGCGCCCACTACGGGGCGGGCGCCACCGCCAAGGACACCTACTACGGGTTCGTGAACTGGGCCGACGACCTGGTCCGGGCGGCCGGCAAGACCACGCGGATGTGGAACGACGGCATCAAGGCCGGGGACGGGACCGTCAGCCCGCATGCCGGAATCCTGGTCGAGTACTGGTACAGCTACGGGCTCACCCCGCAGCAGCTGGCCGCGGCCGGCCACACCGTCGCCAACGAGTCCTGGACACCAACCTATTACGTGCTCGGGGGCGCCAAACCCGACACCAAGTGGATGTACGAGACCTGGACCCCCGACCGCTTCGAGGGCGGAGCCACCCTCTCCGACCCCTCGAAGAACCCCGGTTCGCTGCTCCACGTCTGGTGCGACAACCCCGGCGCCGAGACGCAGGACCAGATCGCCGCGGGCATCATGTACCCGCTGCGCGCCCTCGCCCAGCAGACCTGGGGCTCCCCGAAGCCGGTGGCCACGTACGACGCCTTCGTCCCGGTCGCGGCCGCGGTCGGGCACAACCCCGCCTGGCCGGGCCTCGCCCAGCCCGGCAACCTCGCCCGGAACCGGCCGACCACCGCTTCCAGCACCGAGACGGCGGCTTTCCCGGCCTCCCTGGCCACGGACGGCGACCCCGGCACCCGCTGGTCCAGCGCGTACGCGGACCCGCAGTGGCTCCAGGTCGACCTGGGATCCGGCCAGGCCGTGAGCCGTGTGGTGCTGCGCTGGGAGGCCGCGTACGGCAAGGCCTTCCAGATCCAGCTCTCCGACGACGCCACGACCTGGCGCACGGTGTACTCGACGACGACCGGCGCCGGCGGCGTCCAGGACCTCACCGGGCTGTCCGGATCGGGCCGCTACATCCGCGTGTACGGGACCAAGCGCGGCACCGCGTACGGGTATTCGCTGTACGAGTTCGAGGTGTACGGCGGCCGGCTGAGCGGAACCCGCACCCTCAGCTCGGCCGGCAAGGCCCTCGACGACCCCGGGAGTTCGAGCGCGTCCGGAACGCAGCTGATCACGTGGACCCCGCACGGCGGCCCCAACCAGCAGTGGCGCCTCGCGCTCAACGCCGACGGCTCCTACTCCATGGTCAACGGTGCGTCCGGGCTCTGTGCGGACGTCTCGGGCGGCTCGGCCGCGCCCGGCGCCGCCGTCGTCCAGGCCACCTGCACGGGCGGTGACAGCCAGCGCTGGCTGATCACCCCGCTCGGCGGGGGCGAGTACTCGGTGGCCAACAAGAAGAGCACGCTCCTGCTGACCACCGCGTCCGGGGCGGACGGGGCCCCGGCCACGCAGCAGCCGGATTCCGGTTCGACCTACCAGCGGTGGCAGATCGCCTGA
- a CDS encoding ribosomal protein L7/L12, with product MLLTDSGDRRTEVVRAIRTVTGLSLWNSKLLLAGAPVEIEAAGWFEDAVEAARTLEDAGARTTLLCDCCGRTIRRGAFPLTSLPCTKPSPLETCWASGLPSAT from the coding sequence GTGCTGCTGACAGACTCAGGAGACCGGCGAACGGAGGTAGTCCGTGCGATACGGACGGTCACCGGCCTCAGCCTCTGGAACAGCAAACTACTGCTCGCCGGCGCACCCGTAGAGATCGAGGCAGCCGGCTGGTTCGAAGACGCTGTCGAGGCGGCTCGCACTCTTGAGGACGCAGGCGCCCGCACCACGCTGCTCTGCGATTGCTGTGGCCGCACCATAAGGCGCGGAGCCTTCCCGCTCACCTCGCTGCCGTGCACGAAACCATCGCCCCTCGAAACCTGCTGGGCAAGTGGCCTGCCCTCAGCGACCTGA